Proteins encoded by one window of Rhodopirellula islandica:
- a CDS encoding cytochrome c3 family protein encodes MKRFLFPRWVNPFLGVLGLALVGGGVYAAAMGGLVTDPQTLNVGYQPTQPVPFSHALHAGQLKMDCRYCHNTVFDAAHAAVPPTATCVNCHSPAAENGQTPLGAVRTESAKLAPIHESWKTGRSVAWMRIHNLPEFVYFNHAAHVNSGVSCVSCHGRIDQMEVVYQHEQLSMAWCITCHRNPNEHLRPVELVTKLDWKADDHDWGEFANQEEFAKAHREEHNINPQVHCAVCHR; translated from the coding sequence ATGAAACGTTTTTTGTTTCCACGTTGGGTCAATCCCTTCTTGGGCGTTCTGGGACTGGCCCTTGTTGGCGGGGGCGTGTACGCCGCTGCCATGGGTGGACTGGTAACGGACCCTCAGACTCTCAACGTGGGCTATCAACCGACGCAACCGGTCCCATTCAGTCACGCGCTTCACGCGGGACAGTTGAAAATGGATTGTCGGTATTGCCACAACACCGTGTTTGATGCGGCTCACGCGGCGGTGCCTCCCACCGCGACTTGCGTGAACTGTCACTCACCTGCTGCCGAGAATGGGCAAACGCCACTGGGTGCGGTTCGAACGGAAAGTGCCAAGTTGGCACCGATCCACGAGAGTTGGAAAACGGGCCGGAGTGTGGCTTGGATGCGAATTCACAACCTGCCGGAGTTCGTTTACTTCAACCACGCCGCGCACGTGAATTCAGGCGTCAGTTGCGTTTCCTGCCACGGGCGCATCGATCAAATGGAAGTCGTGTACCAACACGAGCAGTTGTCGATGGCATGGTGCATCACCTGTCACCGCAACCCAAATGAACACCTTCGCCCCGTCGAGCTGGTGACCAAGCTTGATTGGAAAGCGGATGACCACGATTGGGGTGAATTCGCCAACCAAGAAGAATTCGCGAAGGCCCACCGAGAAGAACACAACATCAATCCACAAGTCCATTGTGCGGTTTGTCACCGATAG
- a CDS encoding TAT-variant-translocated molybdopterin oxidoreductase: MTTSTQDAGFDSSETSSSSAAGKPQYWRSLSEFRQDDAFVSEFLHREFPVAASEFPEGVSRRRWMQIMGASLAMAGAAGCRYPEELIAPFVLRPADRVPGETYQAATNFELAGEVQHLLITCVDGRPIKAEPNTTHPAGGGAGTHAQACVLGLYDPDRARGEAGVPIRFDDSEKRRIESDWDAFANYGQALLRSVGDGGSVAVMMSPTTSPTTLRMIGELQKKLPAASVCVYDPIDGGLMNEATQRVFGKPATQKFDFTEAEVIVSFQSDFLGSDTGSQTNSRTFAAKRDPMQEETKGEMSRLYVAEGGYTTTGAAADVRIAIRPSQMKAVLAELGRRVEKVKAGETLGEEYGLENLPGEGAAYSEIDAAARLDRFLNAAATDLAAAGDKGVVVVGETLGADAIVAGIDMNAKLGSLSSIQTFRPVAGADLKNQLTLQDAFDRIAKGDLSTVLFVDTNVVHTAPGDLNFTKALERVEHSIYLGIYDDETAEKCSWSLPMSHPLESWGDCVGVDGHYGICQPQIMPLLGGRSAAEVLALMLAEEVTEGEKLVRRTADSVSGSAISDRQWRKLLHDGFSEDVVVSAEEVAAGETSVELPAELPEITLDVDQDDIEVIFTASESLYDGRFANNGWLQELPQALTKLVWDNAAVMSPRTAEALGIKHGLMVAIRRGDTTVELPVYEMPGCAPGVITTQIGYGRTRVGAVGGSIEMDVDPVGVNVSPIRFSDSMLYAHPVEARPRYTEYDLVTTQDHWAIDELGRDEAESRSFSLIREGTLELLKKLPEFTEAKGPHVPSVGEEGSLWKEPINQIEESKDHIPQWGMSIDLTKCLGCNACVVACQSENNVPIVGKEQVGNSREMHWLRIDRYFQGDSDVADIVQEPVACMHCETAPCEQVCPVAATVHTDEGLNAMTYNRCIGTRYCGNNCPFKVRRFNYFNYNKDVGVGYGIDAYPGSIETANRKLQQLVLNPDVTVRGRGVMEKCTYCVQRIEHAKIDARKDGRNAVRDGDIVTACQAACPTNAIDFGNIADPESAVSKAKADIRSYGMLGQLNVKPRTSYKARIRNTPFALMTRKQIEDLSLEAPHHGHEEHGHDDHGHDEGDHGHDDHAHGEEEHTRNLTRPFQLPIV; this comes from the coding sequence ATGACCACTTCGACCCAAGACGCCGGTTTCGATTCTTCCGAAACCTCCTCTTCGTCCGCTGCAGGCAAACCGCAGTACTGGCGAAGCTTGTCGGAATTTCGTCAAGACGACGCGTTCGTCAGCGAATTTTTGCACCGTGAATTTCCGGTCGCAGCATCGGAATTCCCCGAGGGCGTTTCGCGTCGTCGATGGATGCAAATCATGGGTGCGTCGCTGGCCATGGCGGGTGCCGCGGGGTGTCGTTACCCCGAGGAGCTGATCGCGCCGTTTGTGCTGCGTCCCGCTGATCGTGTGCCGGGCGAAACTTATCAAGCGGCAACCAACTTTGAACTCGCCGGTGAAGTCCAGCACTTGCTGATCACCTGCGTCGATGGTCGTCCGATCAAAGCCGAGCCCAACACAACCCACCCAGCCGGTGGCGGAGCGGGCACTCATGCCCAGGCCTGCGTGCTGGGGCTTTACGATCCTGATCGGGCTCGCGGCGAAGCCGGTGTGCCGATCCGTTTCGATGACAGCGAAAAACGACGCATTGAGTCCGACTGGGACGCCTTCGCGAATTATGGGCAGGCTTTGCTGCGATCAGTCGGCGATGGCGGATCGGTTGCGGTGATGATGTCGCCGACGACGTCGCCCACCACGTTGCGAATGATCGGCGAACTGCAGAAGAAGCTGCCCGCCGCATCCGTCTGCGTTTACGACCCCATCGATGGCGGGTTGATGAACGAAGCCACCCAGCGTGTCTTCGGCAAACCAGCCACTCAGAAATTTGACTTCACCGAAGCGGAAGTCATCGTTTCGTTCCAGTCAGATTTCCTGGGCAGCGACACGGGCAGCCAAACCAACTCACGCACGTTCGCGGCAAAACGCGATCCAATGCAAGAAGAGACAAAAGGCGAGATGAGTCGTCTGTACGTCGCCGAGGGCGGGTACACGACCACAGGTGCTGCCGCCGACGTTCGCATCGCAATTCGCCCCAGCCAAATGAAGGCCGTCTTGGCCGAGCTTGGACGCCGCGTTGAAAAAGTCAAAGCGGGGGAAACACTTGGCGAAGAGTACGGTTTGGAAAACTTGCCCGGCGAAGGTGCCGCGTACAGCGAAATCGACGCTGCCGCTCGTTTGGACCGATTCTTGAACGCTGCTGCTACTGACTTGGCCGCCGCTGGTGACAAGGGTGTGGTCGTTGTTGGCGAAACGCTCGGTGCCGATGCAATCGTCGCTGGCATCGACATGAACGCCAAACTTGGTTCGCTCAGTTCAATCCAGACCTTCCGCCCCGTCGCTGGCGCGGATTTGAAGAACCAGCTCACGCTCCAAGACGCATTCGATCGAATTGCCAAGGGCGACCTGAGCACCGTGTTGTTCGTTGACACCAACGTGGTCCACACCGCACCGGGCGATCTGAATTTCACCAAGGCTCTCGAACGCGTTGAGCACTCGATCTACTTGGGCATCTACGACGACGAAACGGCTGAAAAATGCAGTTGGTCGCTGCCCATGAGCCACCCGCTCGAATCGTGGGGTGACTGCGTCGGGGTCGATGGTCATTACGGCATTTGCCAGCCGCAAATCATGCCGCTTCTGGGTGGTCGCTCCGCCGCAGAAGTCTTGGCGTTGATGCTGGCCGAAGAAGTCACCGAGGGAGAGAAATTGGTCCGTCGCACCGCGGATTCGGTTTCTGGATCGGCAATCAGCGATCGCCAATGGCGAAAACTACTGCACGATGGTTTCTCGGAAGATGTCGTTGTTTCCGCCGAAGAAGTGGCCGCTGGTGAGACGTCGGTCGAGCTCCCTGCCGAACTACCTGAGATCACTTTGGATGTCGATCAAGACGACATCGAGGTCATCTTCACCGCATCGGAAAGCCTCTACGACGGTCGGTTTGCCAACAACGGTTGGTTGCAAGAATTGCCGCAAGCCCTGACGAAATTGGTCTGGGACAACGCCGCGGTGATGAGCCCCCGCACCGCGGAAGCGTTGGGAATCAAACACGGTTTGATGGTTGCGATTCGTCGCGGCGACACAACCGTTGAATTGCCGGTTTACGAAATGCCCGGTTGTGCACCTGGCGTCATCACCACGCAAATCGGGTACGGCCGAACTCGCGTCGGTGCCGTTGGCGGATCCATTGAAATGGATGTCGATCCGGTGGGCGTCAACGTTTCGCCGATTCGGTTCAGCGATTCGATGTTGTACGCTCATCCCGTCGAAGCTCGCCCGCGATACACCGAATACGATTTGGTCACGACGCAGGATCACTGGGCGATCGATGAACTCGGACGCGACGAAGCTGAGAGCCGCAGTTTCAGCCTGATTCGGGAAGGCACGCTCGAATTGCTGAAGAAGCTGCCTGAGTTCACCGAAGCCAAGGGACCTCACGTCCCATCGGTGGGTGAAGAAGGTTCGCTTTGGAAAGAGCCGATCAACCAAATCGAAGAAAGCAAAGATCACATTCCTCAATGGGGCATGTCGATTGACTTGACCAAGTGCCTGGGCTGCAACGCCTGCGTGGTCGCTTGTCAAAGCGAGAACAACGTGCCGATCGTCGGCAAGGAACAGGTCGGCAACAGCCGTGAAATGCACTGGTTGCGGATTGACCGTTACTTCCAAGGCGATTCCGACGTCGCGGACATCGTTCAAGAGCCGGTTGCTTGCATGCACTGCGAAACGGCACCCTGCGAGCAGGTTTGCCCGGTTGCGGCCACGGTTCACACCGATGAAGGTCTCAACGCGATGACCTACAACCGCTGCATTGGCACACGCTACTGCGGTAACAACTGTCCTTTCAAAGTCCGCCGTTTCAACTACTTCAACTACAACAAAGACGTTGGAGTTGGTTACGGCATCGATGCTTACCCAGGCTCGATCGAAACCGCCAATCGCAAGCTGCAGCAATTGGTGCTCAACCCGGACGTCACCGTTCGCGGACGGGGTGTCATGGAGAAATGCACCTACTGCGTTCAACGCATCGAGCACGCCAAGATTGACGCTCGCAAGGACGGGCGGAACGCGGTTCGCGATGGCGATATCGTCACCGCTTGCCAAGCTGCTTGTCCGACCAACGCGATCGACTTTGGTAACATTGCGGATCCAGAATCGGCTGTTTCAAAGGCCAAGGCAGACATTCGCAGCTATGGCATGTTGGGGCAACTCAACGTCAAGCCACGAACGTCTTACAAGGCTCGTATTCGCAACACGCCGTTCGCCTTGATGACTCGCAAGCAGATCGAGGATCTGTCACTCGAGGCACCTCATCATGGTCACGAGGAACACGGGCACGATGACCATGGTCATGACGAAGGCGACCACGGTCACGACGATCACGCTCATGGTGAAGAAGAGCACACTCGGAACCTGACTCG